In Malus sylvestris chromosome 16, drMalSylv7.2, whole genome shotgun sequence, the following are encoded in one genomic region:
- the LOC126607285 gene encoding oil body-associated protein 1A-like encodes MATTHAQVPGEPTPTSMAFLETATAAVQNFSPIKSIHQHLCAFHFYSHDMTRQVEAHHFCAHQNEEMRQCLIYDSEAADAKLIGLEYIISEALFLTLPDSEKPLWHSHEYEVKSGVLFMPSVPGPIERQDLDKLCKTYGKTIHFWQVDRGDDLPLGIPQIMLALTRDGQLRPELARDVERRYGVSFEEEREKRAYMAGPNLGMHPLANGGGKGFKTELKEVGCMPVDSVPRVFV; translated from the coding sequence ATGGCAACGACTCACGCACAGGTTCCCGGCGAGCCCACCCCGACGAGCATGGCCTTCCTTGAGACCGCGACAGCCGCGGTCCAAAACTTCAGCCCTATCAAAAGCATACACCAGCACCTTTGCGCCTTCCACTTCTACTCCCACGACATGACCCGCCAAGTTGAAGCACACCACTTCTGTGCCCACCAGAACGAAGAGATGCGTCAGTGCCTCATCTACGACAGCGAAGCTGCTGACGCCAAGCTCATCGGCCTCGAGTATATCATATCCGAGGCCCTCTTCCTCACCCTCCCGGACAGCGAGAAGCCGCTCTGGCACTCGCATGAATACGAGGTCAAGAGCGGGGTTCTCTTCATGCCCAGCGTTCCGGGTCCCATCGAGAGGCAAGACCTGGACAAGCTGTGCAAGACTTACGGGAAGACCATCCATTTTTGGCAGGTGGATAGGGGGGACGATTTGCCGCTCGGCATTCCGCAAATTATGCTGGCTTTAACTAGGGATGGACAGTTGCGACCGGAGCTCGCCAGAGACGTGGAGAGACGGTATGGGGTGAGTTTTGAGGAGGAGAGGGAGAAGCGAGCGTATATGGCGGGGCCGAATCTTGGGATGCATCCTTTGGCCAACGGAGGAGGAAAAGGGTTTAAGACTGAGCTCAAGGAGGTGGGCTGTATGCCTGTTGATTCTGTTCCCAGGGTCTTTGTTTGA